A stretch of the Alnus glutinosa chromosome 6, dhAlnGlut1.1, whole genome shotgun sequence genome encodes the following:
- the LOC133870439 gene encoding serine/threonine-protein kinase-like protein CCR4, translating into MAFLFNTSNCLLLLIITSFSCIPFVYSLSTVAISENSNQTIICALIKAPNQQAFHLKCTSFPQGFQIRVNPNSSFSGIVAGKGFVCALKQPSPSILLCWRFSTINGADMIYKRIYNDTALKELDAGNSHICGIVNGTNRLECWQGRELNARRDRNQRFSSIAVGENFACGLLSEMGKVTCFGNQNTGVVGKEPSGNYSVVSAGFRHACAISSDNNSLSCWGDMGHMAGEIPGGKFVSLALGENRGCGIMPNQLVVCWGERNFTLPESLRATHFISIEAKRSIFCGVLAENFSLYCWGNDIFDSSNNFKVFDEVLPGPCRRTSECSCGVESFSSKICGQEYGLCRSCVSETPCRQPPMPPPPPPLPSPQAQKVDKSNGWDGRMVAFLVVGCVGSLALILVCCFFLFKYYKGRGCSRVHDSGRLDEPAPENGAQAVDDQPAARPIRVLEKRLSHLASLGNGGCPLEEFSLEVLLETTNNFSEDNKIGTGSFGSVYRATLDDGREVAVKRAETSMSTPYAIRREEDKDNAFINELEALSRLNHKNLVRLLGFCEDSNERVLVYEFMQNGTVHDHLHGLQSSPLMSWVKRIKAALDAARGIEYLHVYAVPPIIHRDIKSSNILLDATWTAKVSDFGLSLMGPADEDSHLSLRAAGTVGYMDPEYYRLAQLTTKSDVYSFGVLLLEMLSGYKAIHKNENGVPRNVVDFVAPYILQDQIHRVLDPHVPPPTPFEIQAVAYVGYLAVDCVQPEGRDRPSMTEIVQCLERALATCLAHPTLSRSTTDSST; encoded by the coding sequence ATGGCTTTCCTCTTTAATACCTCCAACTGTCTCCTCCTCTTGATCATTACAAGCTTTTCTTGTATTCCATTTGTTTATTCACTCTCCACTGTAGCTATTTCTGAGAATTCTAACCAAACAATAATCTGTGCATTAATCAAAGCCCCTAACCAACAAGCTTTCCACCTCAAATGCACAAGTTTCCCTCAAGGATTTCAAATTCGCGTGAATCCCAATTCATCGTTTTCTGGGATTGTCGCAGGAAAGGGGTTTGTTTGTGCCTTGAAGCAGCCGTCTCCCTCGATCCTGCTTTGCTGGAGGTTCTCCACCATTAATGGAGCCGATATGATCTACAAGCGTATCTATAACGACACGGCTCTCAAGGAACTTGATGCTGGGAATTCCCACATTTGTGGAATTGTAAACGGGACCAATCGCCTCGAATGCTGGCAGGGGCGCGAATTAAATGCACGCAGGGATCGGAATCAAAGATTTTCGAGCATCGCTGTGGGTGAGAATTTTGCTTGTGGGTTATTATCAGAAATGGGAAAAGTTACTTGCTTTGGAAACCAAAATACAGGGGTTGTCGGCAAAGAGCCTAGCGGGAATTATAGTGTTGTCTCTGCTGGGTTTAGGCATGCTTGTGCCATCTCTTCGGACAACAATAGTTTGAGTTGCTGGGGAGATATGGGCCATATGGCGGGTGAGATACCAGGGGGGAAGTTCGTATCACTGGCTTTGGGAGAGAACCGTGGCTGCGGTATAATGCCTAATCAACTAGTTGTTTGCTGGGGCGAAAGGAATTTCACCCTGCCAGAGAGCTTGCGAGCGACACATTTCATCTCGATTGAAGCAAAGCGCAGTATTTTCTGTGGAGTTTTGGCcgaaaatttttctttatattgcTGGGGTAATGATATTTTTGACTCCTCAAACAACTTCAAGGTGTttgatgaagtcctgccagggCCGTGTAGAAGAACAAGTGAATGTTCATGCGGTGTAGAgtctttttcttccaaaatttgtGGTCAGGAATATGGACTCTGCAGGTCTTGTGTTAGCGAAACTCCCTGCCGACAGCCGCCGATgccaccgccaccaccaccactaccaTCACCGCAAGCTCAAAAGGTCGACAAAAGCAACGGTTGGGATGGGAGAATGGTGGCTTTCCTAGTGGTGGGCTGCGTGGGGTCGTTGGCTCTGATTTTagtttgttgtttctttctaTTCAAATACTACAAGGGCAGAGGCTGCAGCCGCGTCCATGACTCAGGCCGCCTGGACGAGCCCGCACCTGAAAATGGTGCTCAGGCTGTTGATGATCAACCAGCTGCGCGCCCAATACGCGTTCTAGAGAAGCGGCTGAGCCACTTGGCCAGCTTGGGAAATGGAGGCTGCCCATTGGAGGAATTCTCCTTGGAAGTACTCCTTGAGACCACTAACAACTTTTCGGAAGACAACAAGATTGGGACGGGCAGCTTTGGCTCAGTATACCGCGCCACGCTAGACGACGGCCGGGAAGTCGCTGTCAAGCGCGCGGAGACATCAATGTCCACGCCATACGCCATCAGACGCGAGGAAGACAAAGACAACGCGTTCATCAACGAGCTCGAAGCTCTGTCGCGCCTCAACCACAAGAACCTCGTGCGCTTACTGGGTTTTTGTGAAGACAGCAACGAGCGCGTGTTGGTCTACGAGTTCATGCAAAACGGCACAGTCCACGACCATCTCCACGGGCTCCAAAGCTCGCCGCTAATGTCATGGGTTAAACGCATTAAGGCGGCGCTAGACGCGGCAAGGGGCATCGAGTATTTACACGTCTATGCAGTTCCGCCGATCATCCACCGTGACATCAAGTCCTCCAACATCCTTCTCGACGCAACGTGGACTGCCAAGGTCTCCGATTTTGGCCTCTCCTTGATGGGTCCGGCCGACGAGGATTCCCACCTTTCCTTGCGCGCCGCCGGCACCGTCGGCTACATGGATCCCGAGTACTACAGGCTTGCCCAATTGACGACCAAGAGCGATGTCTACAGCTTTGGAGTATTGCTGTTGGAGATGTTGTCCGGTTACAAGGCAATCCACAAAAACGAGAACGGGGTACCGCGGAATGTGGTTGATTTTGTGGCGCCATACATTCTGCAAGACCAAATCCACCGGGTTTTGGACCCGCATGTGCCGCCGCCGACCCCATTTGAAATACAGGCGGTGGCGTATGTTGGGTACTTGGCGGTAGATTGCGTCCAACCAGAAGGCAGAGATCGGCCCTCCATGACCGAGATTGTACAGTGCTTAGAAAGAGCCTTGGCTACGTGTTTGGCGCACCCAACACTATCTCGGTCCACGACTGACTCCTCCACGTAG